The nucleotide sequence atggcactgctgtagctggtgttgcaaggtatttacatgccagatatgctaaacattcatatgaccCTTTGTGCTTCAACTTGTAGATTCCACATTTTTTAtcttttaatcgtttgacagccctacttccAACTAAAGGAGTAAAGGATATAATAGTCAAAAGATCTGATCCAAACCGTTAGCTGCCAAGTTAGAAAGAGAAAAACAGCCGTATATAAATATGGAAACCCTGTACCCACGGAGCCAATTTAGAAGAGAGGGGCTGAGATTTGTTTAGCCAGCTTGCTAACTCctctctaataaaaaaaaaaaaatagcatcaagaaaaataaaattgcatatGTGAAGACGGAAAACCTAGTATTCTTTGAAACCAGAGCTGTCTGAAGGAACTCCCCAGCCTGAATTAATTATTGGGGATGTTTTATGTGGATGGTTTATACATACGTTCTTCTTCTCTATCTCTTGGAGCCTGAGCTAAAAACAATGGGTTGGATCACCACCTTCTCATGGATCCGGGGGTTACTGCACGGATCTCTGGAGATTCACAGGAGACATAAGGTCATCTGCATGGAGGACCTATGCCTCTGCACCATGAATGTGCCTCCATTACCCCATTCACGCTTCCTGGCAGCATGGCTCCAATGTAGCTGTTGTACCAGGGATTCCAGCGGGCCCCCCACTCCCTTAATGGAGGATTCCCACTGCAGAGGAGGTTCCGCATATTAGATAATCCAGTCCCAAGCTGCATTATCTTATCTCCATGGATTCAGAGCAGGCAGAGGCTTCAACCCTGCTAAGGAGAGGCCACCCACTGCCCACCTTCACCCTTACCCAGTCCCCTACCATTGCTTGTGAATCCCAAACCTGCCTCACATGCTCCACAGGGCACTGAGAAATGGGAGGTGATGCCACAGAGGCACTTGCATGGAAGATCCCCTCTGTATATGAATTTGGGGGACACAGTTAGCTCTAGTGTCTTCAGTAGAGTTATCCCGATCTATACCCATATGATAGAGAAAAATGACACTAATTTACTGAATATAATGTCCAGACTCCTAGAGAGTAATTAGGCATTTACATTTCTGTTGTTTTGTCTTTCTCTAACAAACAGGAGCCGATATCAAAGTTTTCTGGCAGTCTTTTTGACACTGATGACAACATTAAAGATCAAAGAAACCCTAGAGCAGCTGTTCGGGAAAAGCACAAAGCAGCAGTGAAAGTGAAGCCTTTTCCAGAGGCTAACAACAAACCACAGGCTCCTGCCTCCACAGCAGGCAGCTTTGTAGCAGAGAGCAACAGGTTTCCAGAGGAAACGAAAGAGAAAGTTCCAAGAGCTGCAGAGGTGACACAGCCACCATTAAAGGTAATGCAGCATCTCCCTGAAGAGCCTTTCACTCCCGTTCTGTTCTGTGACTCTTGGTTTATCTGAGAAGCTTTGAATTTAAAGGAGACCGTTTTTAAGTGTGATAtatcagggctggctccaggcaccagcgaaggaagcaggtgcctgggccAACCAATAgaaagtgtcatctgggtggcaCGTCCAGGTCttcggcagcaattcggcagcagtccctgcaggaccctctcttcctcttcggcagcacttcggcAGCAGCTCATCCAGGCTGTTTTTTTCTTCGCTGCTTGGAAagcggcaaaaaagctggagccggccctggataTATAAAGACAAGAAATATCCTCATCTGACTTGCAATATATTCATATAACGCTGTCCGGGGTCCATTCCTGTTCCCATTGGCTTTAGTGGGAACAGGGGTTGGTCCATATTCTGAGTTATTTGTAGCCAAACTTTTGAAAAGAAGCCCCTGATTTTGGGTGACTAAATTTTTGAATGCCCTGCTTCAGACACCGTGGGATGATTTCTCAAAAGGGCTGAACGCTCACAAGTGCAAGTGCAAATGAAGTCCTTGGGAATTGTGTATGCGCCACATCTATGGAGatccattcccaaggtgtctctagttgggcatccaaaaccaGTGGTTACTTGTGGATATTTGGGCCTTAGTGACTCACAATTAAAGACACAGTCTTACAGACCCTTACCTGTTTGTACAGACCTTGGATACTTGAATATCTCTTTGCAATTGGTGGGAATGCTCAGATGAGAAAGAACTACTGTTATGAGTGGGAATTGCAAAACTGGGCCTTGGATTTATGGAAAaaactactgtgtgtgtgtgtgtgtgtgtgtgtgtgtgtgtgtgtgtgtgtagtggggagggtgggcaggggagaCTAGATCATGGTTTGACCATAGCCctgggcatggcatggcatggcctAGGTGCACCTCTCATGGAGCAGCACAGAGAAGGAACTGCATGCCTCAGAGGCTTGCTCTAGGGGGTAGTGCTTGGTGCAGGTTTATACCAGTAGCAAATTATGATCCCTCCCCATGCTGAGTTCTCTCTCTGCTGGCCAGCACGCTGGAGGGAGCACAGGCCCTCTCCCTACCCACTTGGTTAAGTTAGGGCTAATAGCAGCTACATAATGCACACTTATGGCACTGGAGCCTGGGGAGGCTACACAGGAATGTAAGGGATGGTCTTACTCCCTTatgtggatgcacagaccaggCTATAGTCTAGCCTGACAAGATCAATGAAGCGTTGTGGGAAATGATGGTCTTGTGAGCTTTGGTGCATGTGACTAACTTTACTCTCATGAATggtcctattgaattcaatgggactaatcaGGCTGAGCATAAATAGTGGTTGGACTCCATGGTAAATGGAGCATAATCTAAGTGTTGTAGGTTTTTTAATCAGTATAATAAGGCATTTTCTTGCATGTTTAAATATAATTAGTTACAAATCAACACACCATGTTAGAACTGTAGTATTAATTAAATACACTGTCTGAGTGGTTTAAAACCACAGCAGTATTGAAAAATCctgaatgtaaaattttaaaaaatccatgttCTGATTGCTTTAGAGGTGTTAACTAAAGCAGCAAAAGTAAGAGCATCTCAGCTACACGCAAGACTGATGAACGAAACCTTATTTATCTTCCAGCtcaatttcaattttaaatggtTTTCCGTACCTAATATTCGCTGTATTAGAGTTATGTTTACAAGCTATTTCTGCTTTTCAATATCAgtgaaattatttattaaaaccaTCAAATAGGACTTGCAAAAATAATGGTTAATTTAAGTTGTCACTGTGACCTAAACTAATTCCATTTGGCCTGTGCTGTAGGGACTGGAGATGCAGAATATAGTATAAAGGTGTTGCCCAGATGTACAAATATTTCTAGGCATGTGAGAGTGCAGTAAGAATACAATGTCAGCTTTAACAATGAATTcccttgcttttttaaaaccaaaaggcCTTTACCCTTTAATGAGCTAGTAGttggaaaaatgttgattttaaaaaaagattacatTACAGTAGCTCTAAAAAGAGCAGTCTAAATCCAATTTAGTGCTGATCAACTGTAATTACGTGGTCCAGAAAAAAATGTGTATGGGATGGGAACTTGTGTGAAATTTCAACCCAAAGTGAGTATAAAAACTTTTCCAAAAAAGGGGTTTACAATGAACTGTGACGCATGCATAGAAATAGTGTTGTTGCCAAGGGAAATGCTCAATAAATCATTGATTTATGTGAAAGAAATAATTTTATCACCCCACCTGTTCTCTGAAATGGACACCTGATGATCAGAATACAACAGCACTAGCTATTtcacattgggtgaaatcctctcctcattgaagtcaatgggagttttgccagagctttcaatagggctaggatttcatccaTTCAGTAGTACCTGACTACATAATTAGTACTCTTAAAAGCAATGGGACTAACCACTAATATACTGCTCAGTATATAAGGGTGACATGATGAGAAAATATAAGCTTCCAAAATTGTCTCTGCATGGCTTTAAAACCTAGATCTGGAAATACTGTGTTTCTTCGTGCTTCTGGGAAAGATAAAGGCTATACTTCTATGTGGTAGTACATGAAAAGAGATATTACTACAGCATAAACACCATTTTTCTTTGTGTTGAATTAGATAGATTGTTTACAGAATGGGAACTACAGTATTGTTGCCTGTGGAATGTATGGGGTGCTGTTTGATTCATCAGGCCACTTGTTATTAACTATAATTCTCTTGCAGATAACCATTACTGTGTGCAGTCAAATGGGGAGTCTTGGTATTAGCATTGCTGGTGGAAAGGGCTCATCTCCATATAAAGAAAATGATGAGGTGCATTTCATTATTCCACATTTACCAAGTAATCTTCAGAAAGAGATGGAAAAAAGCAATTTTTGGAAGCTAGCCTATTTAgctgttttctttttgaagtcaTCATCAGTCATCATCAGTATAATGCTGTAATCTTAGTAGTACAGTTGACAAGGGGAACAAAAGGGTATTCTTATCTTTGTCCCCAAGATAGATGTTGAAGTTGGTGGTAGCTTTTAACTGTGATGCCTCTTTGCAAGAAAGCATCATGTGAACAATTAGTTCCAGAAGAAGGCCTCACAGCTGAAATCCCATTGGTTATTTTCCACCTGAATTCAAGGTAACTCCATTTGCAGCCCACAAACTAATGCAGCTTCCATCCCACTTGTTCGTTCACACTAACCCCTTTTTGAATAGTGCTTGTCTTTTCTCAGTTTATCATTCAAATCCTTATTCTCAAATATGTCCCTCATGGCGCTGGGTAAACTGTTACTGACTTGTGTTTATTGCTGTTTGTGTCAGTCAGCAAtgggtggttttatttttctgttaatgTGTTAATTAAGACATTTAGCTTATATTCATTTAGAGGCAGCTGAGCAACAGGCTTTGAAAATCAATTTGCTGAGCATGTACTTTTTAACATCCAAGAGCTATGGGATAAACTCAGTTGGATCtgaaattttgtgtttttatgttaCCAGGCAATCTTAATTGCAAGGGTGGCCAAAGATGGCCCAGCGGACTTGACTGGGGCACAAGGAGGAGACGAAGTGCTGGAGGTAGAAAGCTTTATTTGATAACGGAGTGCTGTATTTTCTTACATGGCGATACAATACCCTACTCCTCCCCCACGGGGTCATATAAACACAtgtttaatctgatttttttttatgcaccTGAATCAAAATCCTTAATCTGAATATCCCAGATTTTGGAATTTTGGATCCAGATTTGGACTTTGCAGCTTTGGAACCGTTTTTAGTTTCAATATGCAAATcattcatgaaatgtttcaaagtgctagctgtgttagtctgtatcagcaaaaagaacgaggagtacttatggcactttagaaactaacaaatttatttgggcataaggtttcatgggctaaaacccacttcatcggatgcatgcagtggaaaatacagtgggaagatatatatatacacagagaacatgaaaaaataggtgttgccataccaactctaactagactaatcaattaaggtggctattatcagcaggagagaaaaaaaacttttgtagtgataatcaggatggcccatttccaatagttgacaagaaggtgtgagtaacagtaggggaaaaattagcatggggaaataatttttactttgtgtTCATGAAATGACATCCTTGACTTCTGAGTTTATTCCCATTATTTACCATATATTTTTCAGATCTTATACTTTCTAAGTGTTTAAGAAAATATCCTGATCTTTAATGGCTAattcataaagaaaaaagaacgCCTTATTATGAACCTGAAAATGCACTGCCTTTATTAGCTCAATGATTAATTCTGAGAAGGTTTCTTATTTACTTCAGTTAGATTTATAAGTCCAGATTTACCAAAGCTTGGTGCAAGAAGTATAAACTACACTTCCTTATGCCCTCAAGAGGATGCTCAGACCGGGGCGGTCAGCCCATAATTGCTCTACTGATAAAGGCTTCAGATGAGATGTACTAAATAATAAGTGTGTATGTCTGGCTCTCTACCTTTGGGGCCTTTTCTCCACTAGTGCCACCTGTTCTTTTAAATCATGTAGGTCCCTCAAGTTTCCCCAATGAGGAGATTGCAGATGTTTTGTGCCAGGATTTTCCTCTGAGAAGCTTTTGCCAGGGATGATTTGACCCAGTGGTGCTACTATTTCAAGCTATAGTTCTCAAACTAGTAACCTTTTATTATTGTGGCTAGCACTCTCTATTATTTTTCCTAGAGTTAATACTATTTATTCTGAGATGTTTCTTGTTGAATCAAGGTAGATACATAATATATATTAAGTTGTCTGCAATGGGGATATAATGCATGATCTCTACAAAGCCTACTTTTATAGAAAAGTCCTAGAGAATTTATAGGGATAAAAAAATAAGGATGTGTAGAAATTAAAAAGGATTTTACAAGAAATTTACTCCAAGAATTATAGAATTTAACAGAATGATATCCTTTCTCTTGAATGTTTAAAACTaccctatagaatttaatagaagaTTATATTCCTGTGGTTGAATTCTACAGGTTGGCTGTAAAATtctttggaaaagttataattcTCTGTTAAATGttttataggacttttccataggGGTGAATACAAACTTTTTCTTTGAATAAAGGACTATTATTACCTGAAAACAGTTGGATTTTGgcaaaatgaaaatttgaaagaaacattttatcTGTATGTATTTCATATCAGCAGATTATCTGCAAAATAAATCCACTTTTCTAGTTACTATTGGCCCTACTGTGCCCTCAGTTTTGAAGTAGAATTCCTGACTGAAATAAGTAGAcagttctgcttaaaaatcaaTGGTGTAGTATAGACTCATGCAGTAATAATCTCTTAGAACCCAGAGTCACTCAACATGTGTTAGCTATTAAATATTGTTCAGTTGGTGAGCATGTAAAATCAAGAACCAAAAAGGGAAGACATTCCTTCTCAAATATGCAGCTGGTTGAACAAGTATCTGCATTTTCTGTGCATGCCACAAGATGGCACTATTAGCAGAACAATTCAGATACTTGAAAATGTGGGGAAAGATTTCACTTTTTTGAGAGATGAAAAGGAATTagtacattaaaatatatttaaaaaggagCTTTAATATTTTGACAACAGGACAAATCTAAGTTAAAGAAACTAAAATTGTCACTTGGCTTTACGTTTTACAATTTTTTAGTGTTCTGACCTTTTCAACAACTCAAACATACGTATTCAGTGAATTAAGGAACAGTGAGAAGAATTGGCACACTCTGCTTGAATTCACCCTGGTGGAATCCTACATGACAATGTGTCTAGTCACTGTTTAAGCTGATTTGACCATGCGGGAGTTAGTTATCCTTTATTTTAGCGGTACCCAGAAAATAAAGGTGGTCAttttatgcttttttcccccccccccctccctcaaGGGATCCATCCTTTTAGAACCAAACACACCTGACTGTGGTCCTAGTGAAGCGCCAGCTAAAAGCAGCCCATTCCAGACAGTAAATCACATCATAACAGTAAGTGAAGATGGTGAATTCAATGAACAAATAGCAATACTTACACAAATATTTTTTGAGTTGTGTTACAAATGCTGCCCTAGCATTCAGAGAGACAACATTAGCAAAAATTTTGAATTAATAAAAAGTTGGATAATAAAAGAAACACTGCATTGTGGGCCAGATTATCAAATACTCAGCAGCCACAATGAGGACCAAGTTTCCAAAagagctcaactcccattgagaaATCAAACTAAGAAATTCGATTTTCACTATTTTAGgtctcttgaaaatctgtcctTAAGTGCCACACTAGGAGATGCTAGGTGCTGAATATTTTTGTGAATCTGACCCTTCCTTGGGTGTTTAAATGGAAActcagcttttttgaaaatctgggcccagCTGGGGATGCTGCTGA is from Dermochelys coriacea isolate rDerCor1 chromosome 3, rDerCor1.pri.v4, whole genome shotgun sequence and encodes:
- the LOC122459213 gene encoding protein scribble homolog yields the protein MFNVSKCTKNDVYQEIVDKLAALGTRQDSVKWLPKSPKLYSSHNWSSQSSRWALLKGKESFRDGNVYKFNSGNENWKEGRVSPEQEAEELEDPDEDEPISKFSGSLFDTDDNIKDQRNPRAAVREKHKAAVKVKPFPEANNKPQAPASTAGSFVAESNRFPEETKEKVPRAAEVTQPPLKITITVCSQMGSLGISIAGGKGSSPYKENDEAILIARVAKDGPADLTGAQGGDEVLEGSILLEPNTPDCGPSEAPAKSSPFQTVNHIITIPRIILTRPSTSDEDTDQLTQDPDDFEPEEMDIAESQGYSECLNNAFYPP